The following are from one region of the Chanos chanos chromosome 10, fChaCha1.1, whole genome shotgun sequence genome:
- the itga6a gene encoding integrin alpha-6: MGVTVKSQGPGGKIVTCAHRYQRRVLDSHDITGRCYVLSQDLTIDSQSDEDGGDWKFCEGRPRSHERFGVCQQGVSATFTKDYHYIVFGAPGAYNWKGIVRAEQKNATLLEMGMYDDGPYEVGDENRLDPNLVPVPANSYLGFSVDSGHSITERGKLTVVSGAPRANHSGAVVFLRKEGVSTTMLSPEYILEGPGLASSFGYDVAVVDLNRDGWQDVVVGAPQFFLRDGGVGGAVYVYINQAGNWDSVTPIRLNGTKDSMFGLAVENIGDINQDSFEDIAVGAPYADSGWGRVYVYHGTALGINTKPAQILEGKQHNVRTFGYSLAGKMDLDENSYPDLAVGSLSDAVFIYRARPVVSIKMEVKVTPKEIDLTKKTCGNSICLTVEACFSYEAKPSSYSPRLTISCMFEVESYRRSQALPSRVTFLDKRETDQEFQHTGSKDLRGQRRRACYDTQLKLQENIKDKLRVIPIEVSVAIQGPRQGAKQGSLSPLQPVLDSTQPNKVTTEVNFLKEGCGTDNVCQSNLQLKYRFCYRETKESNQDVFRPLPVENGVPVISLSDQRAIALEVNVTNRHGDDAHEAKLVGVFPDSLSYSGHRSLRTTDKQVICTANRNGSQAECELGNPFRRDSEVTFYIILSTAGISLNTTEVEISLQLETTSQQEALGSVKARANVVIELLLSVQGFAKPSQVNFGGEIKGESAMKSESEVGSLIEYDFRVTNLGKSLKSVGTAFLNIMWPKETKVGKWLLYLVKINAENLEEITCSPETEINPLNLSQESSPVRRKRETKDPRASEGSRISLFPEQKKHRTLSCPDEARCVQIRCPLQGLDRTAAVILRARLWNSTFLEDYASFHYLDLTVKAWLSLDVSARNIVLKNHGTQVNIRVFPEITLAQFGGVPWWIILVAVLAGMLMLGLLVFLLWKCGFFKRSRENDSVPKYHAVRIRKDTQQFEEGNVQRDPLRRKQWKTTWMENESYS; encoded by the exons AACTGGAAAG GCATTGTGCGGGCAGAGCAAAAGAACGCGACATTGCTAGAGATGGGTATGTATGATGACGGGCCATATGAAGTAGGAGATGAGAACCGTCTGGACCCAAATCTGGTGCCTGTACCTGCCAACAGTTACTTAG GGTTCTCCGTGGACTCAGGTCACAGTATCACTGAGAGAGGCAAGCTGACCGTGGTGTCAGGAGCACCGCGAGCCAATCACAGCGGAGCAGTGGTCTTCCTGAGGAAAGAGGGCGTGTCCACCACTATGCTGTCTCCAGAGTACATTCTAGAAGGGCCCGGACTGGCCTCCTCCTTCGGTTATGACGTCGCCGTAGTGGATCTGAACAGAGACGG GTGGCAGGATGTTGTGGTTGGAGCCCCTCAGTTTTTCCTGAGAGATGGAGGGGTGGGTGGTGCAGTGTATGTCTACATTAACCAGGCTGGGAACTGGGACAGCGTCACTCCCATTCGTCTGAATGGAACCAAAGACTCCATGTTTGGACTGGCTGTGGAGAACATCGGGGACATCAATCAGGATTCttttgaag acattgcCGTGGGAGCTCCATATGCGGACTCTGGCTGGgggagagtgtatgtgtacCACGGCACGGCACTGGGCATCAACACCAAACCagcacag ATTCTGGAAGGAAAGCAGCATAATGTCCGTACCTTTGGCTATTCCCTGGCTGGGAAAATGGACTTGGATGAGAATTCCTACCCGGATCTGGCTGTTGGCTCTCTCTCAGatgctgtgtttatttacag GGCAAGGCCTGTTGTCAGCATTAAGATGGAAGTCAAGGTCACCCCAAAGGAAATTGACCTAACCAAGAAGACCTGCGGCAACAGTATCTG CTTGACAGTAGAGGCCTGTTTTAGCTACGAGGCCAAACCTTCATCCTACAGCCCCAGGCTGA CAATTTCCTGCATGTTTGAGGTGGAATCGTACCGTAGAAGTCAGGCTTTGCCTTCCCGAGTAACATTCCTGGATAAGAGGGAGACAGATCAGGAATTCCAGCACACAGGGAGCAAGGATCTGCGTGGCCAGAGGAGGAGAGCGTGCTACGATACGCAACTCAAACTACAG GAGAACATAAAGGACAAACTCCGTGTCATTCCCATTGAGGTCTCTGTGGCCATTCAGGGGCCGCGGCAGGGGGCCAAACAGGGCTCCCTGTCCCCACTCCAGCCTGTCCTGGACTCCACACAGCCAAACAAGGTCACGACTGAG GTAAACTTTCTGAAGGAGGGATGTGGAACCGATAACGTTTGCCAGAGTAACCTCCAGCTGAAGTACAGGTTCTGCTACAGAGAGACCAAAGAGTCCAACCAGGACGTTTTCCGTCCATTACCAGT GGAGAATGGAGTACCGGTCATCTCTCTCAGCGACCAGAGGGCCATCGCCCTGGAGGTGAACGTGACCAACCGCCACGGAGACGACGCCCACGAAGCCAAACTGGTGGGCGTGttccctgactctctctcctactctggCCACCGGTCTCTGAGGACTACA GACAAGCAGGTGATCTGTACAGCCAATCGAAATGGTTCCCAGGCAGAATGTGAGTTGGGGAACCCATTCAGGAGAGATTCTGAG GTGACTTTTTACATCATCCTGAGCACGGCTGGTATTTCACTGAACACCACAGAAGTTGAAATCAGTCTTCAGCTGGAGAC gacCAGCCAGCAGGAGGCGCTGGGGAGCGTGAAGGCCAGAGCCAATGTAGTCATTGAGCTTCTGCTTTCTGTCCAAGG TTTTGCGAAGCCCTCTCAAGTGAATTTTGGAGGAGAAATAAAGGGAGAAAGTGCCATGAAGTCTGAGAGTGAAGTTGGGAGTTTGATTGAATATGACTTTAGA GTAACAAATTTAGGGAAGTCTTTGAAGTCTGTTGGCACAGCGTTTCTGAACATCATGTGGCCAAAGGAGACTAAAGTGGGCAAGTGGCTGTTGTATCTGGTAAAGATTAACGCAGAAAACCTGGAGGAGATCACCTGCTCTCCTGAGACTGAGATCAACCCTCTAAACCTCAGCCAG GAATCTTCACCAGTGAGAAGAAAACGTGAAACCAAGGATCCGAGAGCATCAGAGGGAAGCAGAATCTCACTTTTCCCAGAGCAGAAAAAACACCGAACCCTG AGCTGTCCGGATGAGGCCAGATGTGTGCAGATAAGGTGCCCTCTACAGGGACTGGACCGTACTGCAGCCGTCATTCTCCGCGCTCGTCTATGGAACTCTACTTTCCTGGAA GACTATGCATCTTTTCACTACCTTGACTTGACAGTGAAGGCCTGGCTGAGCCTTGATGTGTCTGCCAGGAACATTGTGCTCAAAAACCATGGGACTCAG GTTAATATCCGGGTGTTTCCTGAGATCACCCTTGCTCAGTTCGGAGGTGTGCCGTGGTGGATTATTCTTGTGGCCGTGTTAGCAGGGATGCTGATGTTAGGGCTCCTGGTCTTCCTCCTCTGGAAG TGTGGATTTTTCAAGCGCTCCAGGGAAAACGACAGTGTGCCTAAATATCATGCCGTGCGGATAAGGAAAGACACTCAGCAGTTTGAAGAGGGGAACGTCCAGCGCGACCCTCTGAGGAGGAAGCAGTGGAAGACGACGTGGATGGAGAATGAGTCGTACTCATGA